One Vespula pensylvanica isolate Volc-1 chromosome 1, ASM1446617v1, whole genome shotgun sequence genomic region harbors:
- the LOC122634370 gene encoding G-protein coupled receptor dmsr-1-like, with translation MYRFENYIDIFRQLNITTEDLKFIENYTSLLELFNTDCYCNGSVRDWALTYKIYHGYIAIMVCIFGTFANMLNIVVLTHKEMMITPINKILTGLALADMLVMLEYIPFAIYIYLILPRYRIFPYGWAVFVLFHMHFTQIFHTISIALTLTLAVWRYIALRFLQYNHAWCTPTRCKVALWCCVLAPLIACAPSYFVFGIKDKRFVENGTLEILYYVDTDYSRDKGFIYQLNFWILGVVVKLMPCFILTIISCWLIKTLCRTKNRKQALKNYNQPLVKNLPINNGSVIPRRPSKNEKHADRTTRMLVAVLLLFLITEIPQGVLGLLSGILGDCFFRNCYHNFGEIMDILALLNGAINFILYCLMSRQFRTSFEQLFKPKIMKKCQPATQQTDVQSTYV, from the exons ATGTATCGCTTTGAAAATTACATCGACATTTTCCGTCAACTAAATATTACAACAGAAGACCTCAAGTTCATAGAAAACTATACTTCCTTGTTGGAACTATTCAACACGGATTGTTATTGCAACGGTTCCGTAAGAGATTGGGCTCtgacgtataaaatatatcatggTTACATCGCAATTATGGTCTGCATTTTTGGTACCTTTGCCAATATGCTCAACATCGTCGTATTAACCCATAAAGAAATGATGATAACGcctataaacaaaattttaacgGGATTAGCACTAGCTGATATGTTAGTTATGCTGGAGTATATACCGTTTgctatttacatttatttaatcttacCAAGATATCGGATCTTCCCTTACGGATGGGCtgtcttcgttttatttcacaTGCACTTCACTCAGATATTTCATACCATCAGCATCGCACTCACTCTTACCCTAGCTGTCTGGAGATACATCGCTTTAAG GTTTCTGCAATACAATCATGCATGGTGCACACCTACCCGTTGCAAAGTAGCTCTATGGTGTTGCGTTTTGGCGCCATTGATCGCCTGTGCACCGAGTTATTTCGTCTTTGGC ATAAAGGATAAACGTTTCGTCGAAAATGGAACTTTAGAGATTTTGTACTATGTCGATACCGATTATTCAAGAGACAAAGGATTCATTTATCAACTTAACTTTTGGATACTTGGAGTTGTGGTCAAACTTATGCCCTGCTTTATATTAACCATAATTAGTTGTTGGTTAATCAAAACACTTTGCAG AACGAAAAATCGGAAACAAGCTTTAAAGAATTACAATCAACCTTTAGTGAAGAATCTACCGATAAATAATGGTTCGGTTATACCACGAAGGCCAAGCAAGAATGAAAAACATGCTGATAGGACAACCAGAATGCTCGTTGCTGTTttactcctttttttaattacagaaATACCACAAGGTGTTTTAGGTCTTCTTTCTGGAATTCTTGGCGATTGCTTCTTTCGTAATTGTTATCATAATTTTGGCGAGATAATGGATATATTAGCTTTATTAAACGGCGctattaattttatccttTATTGCTTAATGTCACGACAATTTCGAACATCTTTCGAACAACTATTTAAACCCAAAATCATGAAGAAATGCCAACCGGCCACTCAACAAACCGACGTACAAAGTACTTACGTATGA
- the LOC122634412 gene encoding Bardet-Biedl syndrome 4 protein homolog isoform X2: MANNALSNGRIQQPTVSQRLRDDRTKKVADLPSIEIRNWLLHRHYTRREYRICKILIEEELTKSNGHNEYANYLKGLILRKEGKVQDSLDSFQAAYKVNSSNVNNVKQIAKSLLMMGSHKRAVEAYLEADKTTVLPDWDIHHSLGECYVKLNQLQEAKKQFKRSIELTKNELPYLALARVHMMEDQIVEAKNVYIAALSGNPESVTVSTELGLLYLRIGDIQRAFQQFGTTLAYASNCSKALLPVAYIMQKHCEYDVALSKYKIAAQLIPESSALWNNVGMCFYGKQKFVAAISCLKRAHYLNPLAFLPVYNLGIAFLTTGQPASAAIYLCAAVNAESKNPMPYLLLGLALKRLDDLEGSVKALDKAHSLLPQDPLILINYAVILDATGKVTEASEVLSALNDIMAIIDVDLQIAQMAKKLSIKLQQQKLSTN, translated from the exons ATGGCAAACAATGCGCTAAGTAACGGTCGCATTCAACAACCAACAGTTTCACAACGATTAAGAGATGATAGGACAAAAAAAG TTGCCGACCTACCATCGATAGAAATTCGTAATTGGTTATTACATCGTCATTATACGAGGCGTGAATATAGAATATGTAAAATTCTTATTGAGGAAGAATTAACAAAATCTAATGGTCACAATGAATATGCAAATTATTTGAAG GGTCTTATTCTGAGAAAAGAAGGTAAAGTTCAAGATTCTTTAGATAGTTTTCAAGCAGCTTACAAAGTGAATTCATCCAACGTTAATAATGTTAAACAAATAGCTAAATCTTT ATTGATGATGGGTAGTCATAAACGTGCGGTCGAAGCATATTTAGAAGCAGACAAGACAACGGTTTTACCTGATTGGGATATACATCATAGTCttg gagAGTGTTACGTCAAGTTAAACCAATTACAAGAAGCGAAAAAGCAAtttaaaagatcgatcgaattaacgaAAAATGAATTACCGTATCTCGCTCTTGCAAGAGTACACATGATGGAAGATCAGATAGTAGAAgctaaaaatgtttatatcgCCGCATTAAG TGGAAATCCTGAAAGCGTAACTGTGTCCACAGAATTAGGTTTGTTATATCTACGAATCGGGGACATTCAAAGAGCATTTCAACAATTTGGAACTACTTTAGCTTACGCATCAAATTGTTCTAAAGCTCTTTTACCAGTTGCTTATATAATGCAA AAACATTGCGAATATGACGTAGCATTATCTAAATACAAAATAGCGGCTCAATTAATACCCGAATCATCAGCTCTTTGGAACAATGTTGGTATGTGTTTTtatggaaaacaaaaatttgttgct gCAATAAGTTGCCTGAAAAGGGCTCATTATCTCAATCCACTAGCATTCTTACCAGTTTACAATTTGGGTATAGCATTTCTTACAACTGGACAACCAGCATCAGCTGCGATTTATTTATGCGCTGCTGTCAATGCCGAATCAAAAAATCCAATGCCTTATCTTTTACTTGGAT TGGCTCTTAAGCGACTCGATGATCTGGAAGGTTCGGTAAAAGCCTTGGACAAGGCTCATTCTTTGTTACCCCAAGATCCAttaatactaattaattatgcTGTGATTCTCGATGCCACTGGGAAAGTTACAGAAGCTTCGGAAGTATTATCGGCTCTAAACGACATTATGGCTATTATTGACGTTGACTTGCag ATAGCACAGATGGCGAAGAAATTGTCAATAAAATTACAACAACAAAAGTTATCTACTAATTAA
- the LOC122634412 gene encoding Bardet-Biedl syndrome 4 protein homolog isoform X1 has translation MANNALSNGRIQQPTVSQRLRDDRTKKVADLPSIEIRNWLLHRHYTRREYRICKILIEEELTKSNGHNEYANYLKGLILRKEGKVQDSLDSFQAAYKVNSSNVNNVKQIAKSFIIFRLMMGSHKRAVEAYLEADKTTVLPDWDIHHSLGECYVKLNQLQEAKKQFKRSIELTKNELPYLALARVHMMEDQIVEAKNVYIAALSGNPESVTVSTELGLLYLRIGDIQRAFQQFGTTLAYASNCSKALLPVAYIMQKHCEYDVALSKYKIAAQLIPESSALWNNVGMCFYGKQKFVAAISCLKRAHYLNPLAFLPVYNLGIAFLTTGQPASAAIYLCAAVNAESKNPMPYLLLGLALKRLDDLEGSVKALDKAHSLLPQDPLILINYAVILDATGKVTEASEVLSALNDIMAIIDVDLQIAQMAKKLSIKLQQQKLSTN, from the exons ATGGCAAACAATGCGCTAAGTAACGGTCGCATTCAACAACCAACAGTTTCACAACGATTAAGAGATGATAGGACAAAAAAAG TTGCCGACCTACCATCGATAGAAATTCGTAATTGGTTATTACATCGTCATTATACGAGGCGTGAATATAGAATATGTAAAATTCTTATTGAGGAAGAATTAACAAAATCTAATGGTCACAATGAATATGCAAATTATTTGAAG GGTCTTATTCTGAGAAAAGAAGGTAAAGTTCAAGATTCTTTAGATAGTTTTCAAGCAGCTTACAAAGTGAATTCATCCAACGTTAATAATGTTAAACAAATAGCTAAATCTTT TATTATTTTCAGATTGATGATGGGTAGTCATAAACGTGCGGTCGAAGCATATTTAGAAGCAGACAAGACAACGGTTTTACCTGATTGGGATATACATCATAGTCttg gagAGTGTTACGTCAAGTTAAACCAATTACAAGAAGCGAAAAAGCAAtttaaaagatcgatcgaattaacgaAAAATGAATTACCGTATCTCGCTCTTGCAAGAGTACACATGATGGAAGATCAGATAGTAGAAgctaaaaatgtttatatcgCCGCATTAAG TGGAAATCCTGAAAGCGTAACTGTGTCCACAGAATTAGGTTTGTTATATCTACGAATCGGGGACATTCAAAGAGCATTTCAACAATTTGGAACTACTTTAGCTTACGCATCAAATTGTTCTAAAGCTCTTTTACCAGTTGCTTATATAATGCAA AAACATTGCGAATATGACGTAGCATTATCTAAATACAAAATAGCGGCTCAATTAATACCCGAATCATCAGCTCTTTGGAACAATGTTGGTATGTGTTTTtatggaaaacaaaaatttgttgct gCAATAAGTTGCCTGAAAAGGGCTCATTATCTCAATCCACTAGCATTCTTACCAGTTTACAATTTGGGTATAGCATTTCTTACAACTGGACAACCAGCATCAGCTGCGATTTATTTATGCGCTGCTGTCAATGCCGAATCAAAAAATCCAATGCCTTATCTTTTACTTGGAT TGGCTCTTAAGCGACTCGATGATCTGGAAGGTTCGGTAAAAGCCTTGGACAAGGCTCATTCTTTGTTACCCCAAGATCCAttaatactaattaattatgcTGTGATTCTCGATGCCACTGGGAAAGTTACAGAAGCTTCGGAAGTATTATCGGCTCTAAACGACATTATGGCTATTATTGACGTTGACTTGCag ATAGCACAGATGGCGAAGAAATTGTCAATAAAATTACAACAACAAAAGTTATCTACTAATTAA
- the LOC122634403 gene encoding solute carrier family 35 member F5: MSCSVELRQRRQQGMTEDPHRLAAMMNKSQRLVLGLLVLLLVDIIWVSSSELTKYIYREAAFEKPFFSTYIKTSMFTLYLLGLCFWPPWRDQCNRPATYMFIDPNVEDDNFYTEANTSLSDPTFVPIKTPDHCERSSGTESDDSSIRSVRFSKLAEVRHMSESDATEALLARLSYQASIRAGEHARRQANKFSVQKVAKIALMFCLFWFLANYTYQIALSETEASVVTVLSSTSSLFTLFLAAFFPSNGGDKFTLSKLVAVSVSIFGLVLVGLSDLTIESSRIPTGIILALVSALFYAAYIVFLKRKVDHEDKMNIPMFFGFVGLFNLTLLWPLFFILHYGHWEEFEWPDTHQWTFLIMNGFIGTVLSEVLWLWGCFLTSSLIATLAISLTMPMSMIADVLLKKVEYPCIFYLGTIPMLLAFLTVSILSHYDNWDPVMDLIKRLYLWICRKNRSTRIPDLEAEQTESLIGINNGEHEA, translated from the exons ATGAGTTGTTCTGTGGAATTAAGACAACGCAGACAACAGGGGATGACGGAGGATCCTCATAGACTTGCAGCAATGATGAATAAATCTCAAAGACTTGTTTTAGGACTTTTGGTTTTATTGTTGGTTGATATCATTTGGGTTTCAAGCTCTGAATTGACGAAA taTATTTATAGAGAAGCAGCTTTTGAAAAACCATTTtttagtacatatataaaaacatcCATGTTTACTCTTTATTTACTTGGTTTATGCTTTTGGCCTCCATGGCGAGATCAATGTAATAGGCCAGCAACTTATATg TTCATAGACCCGAATGTCGAAGATGACAATTTCTACACAGAAGCTAATACAAGTTTG AGTGATCCAACATTCGTGCCGATAAAGACACCAGATCATTGTGAACGCTCTTCTGGTACAGAAAGCGACGATTCTTCCATTCGATCTGTAAGATTTAGCAAATTAGCAGAAGTCAGACATATGTCAGAAAGCGATGCTACAGAAGCTTTACTAGCTAGACTAAGTTATCAAGCAAGCATCAGAGCTGGGGAACATGCTCGACGACAAGctaataaattttctgttCAGAAAGTAGCTAAAATTGCACttatgttttgtttattt TGGTTCTTAGCAAATTACACTTATCAAATAGCACTATCTGAAACAGAAGCTAGTGTTGTTACAGTACTATCTTCTACGTCGAGTTTATTCACTCTATTCCTTGCTGCCTTCTTTCCAAGTAATGGAGGAGATAAGTTTACATTATCAAAACTAGTTGCTGTATCTGTTAGCATATTTGGATTA gtATTAGTTGGTCTTTCAGATTTAACAATAGAAAGTAGTAGAATACCAACAGGTATAATATTGGCTCTAGTCAGCGCATTGTTTTATGCAgcatatattgtatttttgaaGAGAAAAGTCGATCACgaagataaaatgaatataccAATGTTTTTTGGATTTGTGGGACTTTTCAATTTAACACTCTTGTGGccactattttttattcttcattatGGTCACTGGGAAGAATTTGAATGGCCCGATACTCATCAGTGGACATTTTTAATCATGAATGGATTTATTGGCACTGTATTAAGTGAAGTTCTTTGGCtatg GGGTTGTTTTCTGACATCATCACTAATAGCAACATTGGCTATTAGTTTAACAATGCCAATGTCAATGATAGCTGATGTTCTATTAAAAAAGGTCGAGTATCCTTGCATTTTTTACTTAGGAACCATTCCAATGCTATTAGCATTTTTGACTGTATCTATATTATCCCATTATGATAACTGGGATCCTGTTATGGATTTAATAAAGAGACTGTATCTCTGGATTTGTCGAAAGAATAGATCTACAAG AATACCAGATCTTGAAGCGGAACAGACAGAATCACTTATAGGAATAAATAATGGTGAACACGAAGCTTGA